Proteins co-encoded in one Leucobacter exalbidus genomic window:
- a CDS encoding MarR family winged helix-turn-helix transcriptional regulator, whose translation MLPNVDLETPTLKPCSIMDNPFTSDLTWLMHRAVQVLTNDFDAVCAEVGLKDMRDTLVLAVCGDGIDRTQIEIAETLGLDKTTLMSILDRLEKQEFLVRNTDPRNRRVRIPCTTPAGQSVLDEALSRRDERVSNTLSDFNEDEIGALRTQLWRIATAR comes from the coding sequence GTGCTTCCCAATGTTGACTTAGAGACTCCAACCCTCAAGCCCTGCTCGATCATGGACAACCCGTTTACCTCAGACCTGACGTGGCTGATGCATCGCGCTGTGCAAGTCCTCACCAACGACTTCGACGCCGTCTGCGCAGAGGTCGGATTGAAGGACATGCGAGACACTCTCGTACTCGCGGTGTGCGGCGATGGCATTGACCGCACCCAGATCGAGATTGCTGAGACACTCGGGCTTGATAAGACAACGTTGATGTCGATTCTCGACCGCCTCGAGAAACAAGAGTTCCTGGTGCGAAACACCGATCCGCGCAATCGTCGCGTGCGCATTCCCTGCACCACCCCCGCTGGGCAGAGCGTGCTCGACGAGGCGCTTTCCCGGCGAGACGAACGCGTTTCCAACACCCTCAGTGACTTCAACGAGGACGAGATCGGCGCACTCCGCACGCAGCTCTGGCGCATCGCCACAGCACGCTGA
- a CDS encoding mycothione reductase, producing the protein MTHFDLVIIGTGSGNSIPGPEFDGQSIAIVEAGLFGGTCLNVGCIPTKMFVHPAELADAARQGKNLGVDAQLNAVDWPGIRDRIFGRIDAIEAGGREYREGPENPNVTVFSGHGRFTGMKTLSVDLHDGSTTEITGDQFVLAAGAHAVIPDVPGLVDGAAPFHTSDTIMRIDELPKSIIVLGGGYIAAEFAHVFSSFGVQVTQIARGHQLLKSQDQDVAALFTTEAAKRYTVLLNTQVSEVRPADTGVELSVDGPEGAQTLRADVLLVATGRQPNAERLAVELTGVALDTHGRVVVDEYQRTNVEGIFALGDISAAHQLKHVANHEARVVKHNLKHPDALIASDHRFVPAAVFTNPQIASVGVTEHEAITRGIAYVSKTQNYSDIAAGWAREDHGHFLKVLADPATGLLLGAHAIGPEAATIIQPLIQAMSFGQTAHDVATKQYWIHPALSELVENALLGLPAPLDAPSASTSAN; encoded by the coding sequence ATGACTCATTTTGACCTCGTCATCATCGGTACCGGCTCTGGCAATTCGATCCCGGGCCCCGAATTCGATGGCCAGTCCATCGCAATCGTTGAAGCTGGCCTCTTTGGCGGAACATGCCTGAACGTGGGCTGCATCCCCACCAAGATGTTCGTGCACCCAGCAGAGCTCGCCGATGCCGCACGGCAGGGCAAGAACCTCGGCGTCGATGCCCAGCTGAATGCGGTCGATTGGCCCGGCATTCGAGACCGGATCTTTGGCCGTATCGATGCGATCGAAGCTGGGGGTCGCGAATACCGCGAAGGACCCGAAAACCCCAACGTCACCGTATTCTCGGGGCACGGGCGATTCACCGGAATGAAAACCCTGAGCGTTGACCTGCACGACGGCAGCACCACCGAGATCACCGGCGACCAGTTCGTGTTGGCTGCCGGTGCGCACGCGGTGATCCCTGACGTTCCCGGGCTGGTGGACGGCGCGGCCCCCTTCCACACGTCAGACACCATCATGCGCATCGATGAGCTGCCGAAAAGCATCATCGTTCTCGGTGGTGGATACATCGCCGCAGAGTTCGCTCACGTGTTCTCATCGTTCGGGGTGCAGGTCACCCAGATTGCACGCGGCCACCAGCTACTCAAATCCCAGGATCAAGACGTGGCAGCGCTCTTCACGACTGAAGCGGCCAAACGCTACACCGTGCTGCTCAACACGCAGGTCTCAGAGGTGCGCCCAGCTGACACCGGTGTTGAGCTGAGTGTTGACGGCCCCGAGGGCGCCCAAACGTTGCGGGCTGATGTGCTGCTCGTGGCGACCGGCCGCCAGCCCAACGCTGAGCGGTTGGCGGTTGAGCTGACCGGCGTCGCGCTCGATACCCACGGGCGCGTCGTTGTCGATGAGTACCAGCGCACCAACGTCGAGGGCATCTTCGCGCTGGGTGATATTTCAGCTGCGCACCAGCTCAAGCACGTCGCAAACCATGAGGCGCGCGTCGTGAAGCACAACCTGAAGCACCCTGACGCCCTGATTGCCTCAGATCACCGGTTTGTTCCGGCCGCAGTGTTCACGAACCCGCAGATTGCCTCGGTGGGAGTGACCGAGCACGAAGCGATCACGCGCGGCATCGCCTACGTCTCGAAGACTCAAAACTATTCAGATATTGCTGCAGGCTGGGCCCGCGAGGATCACGGCCACTTCTTGAAAGTGCTCGCAGACCCCGCAACCGGTCTGCTGCTCGGTGCCCATGCCATTGGCCCCGAGGCAGCAACGATTATTCAGCCGCTGATTCAAGCAATGTCATTTGGGCAGACGGCACACGATGTCGCCACGAAACAGTACTGGATCCATCCGGCGCTGTCTGAGCTCGTGGAAAATGCGCTGCTGGGTTTGCCCGCGCCGCTCGACGCCCCCTCGGCCTCGACGAGCGCCAACTAA
- a CDS encoding DsbA family protein: MSVSTLPTTEKVDFWFDPICPFAWATSRWVDEVSTVRSISADWHVMSLSVLNEHNDVDPEYRAMLDASWGPVRVITAAAAAHGTSVIKPLYDAMGTAIHVNGTKDLDEVIAQALTQVGLPAELAAAATTDAHDADLRVSHSDGISRVGQDVGTPVVAVNGVAFFGPVITRIPRGEAAGKLWDATVALAEYPYFFEIKRSRTEYPQSS, translated from the coding sequence GTGTCGGTCAGCACCCTGCCCACCACTGAAAAAGTCGATTTCTGGTTTGACCCGATCTGCCCGTTCGCTTGGGCCACCTCACGCTGGGTGGACGAAGTCTCTACCGTGCGCAGCATCTCAGCTGACTGGCACGTCATGAGCTTGTCAGTGCTCAACGAGCACAATGACGTTGACCCCGAGTACCGCGCGATGCTTGACGCGAGTTGGGGCCCGGTGCGGGTCATCACCGCGGCAGCCGCCGCTCACGGCACCTCAGTGATTAAGCCCCTCTACGACGCCATGGGAACCGCGATCCACGTTAACGGCACCAAGGATCTTGACGAGGTCATCGCTCAGGCCCTCACGCAGGTGGGGCTGCCCGCTGAACTTGCGGCGGCCGCCACCACTGATGCGCACGATGCAGATCTGCGCGTCAGCCACAGCGACGGCATCAGCCGCGTTGGCCAAGACGTGGGCACCCCCGTCGTGGCAGTTAATGGAGTGGCGTTCTTCGGCCCGGTGATCACCCGCATCCCCCGGGGCGAAGCGGCTGGGAAGCTCTGGGATGCGACCGTCGCCCTTGCCGAATACCCGTATTTCTTTGAGATCAAGCGCAGCCGCACCGAGTACCCGCAGTCCAGCTAA